From Zalophus californianus isolate mZalCal1 chromosome 16, mZalCal1.pri.v2, whole genome shotgun sequence, one genomic window encodes:
- the LOC113908195 gene encoding 60S ribosomal protein L12-like has product MPPKFDPNEIKVVYPRCTGGKVGATSALAPKIGPLGLSPKKVGDDVTKATGDWKGLRIMVKLTIQNRQAQIEVVPSASALIIEALKEPPRDRKKQENIKHSGNITFDEIVNIARQMRHQSSARELSGTIKEILGTAQSVGCNVDGRHPHDIIDDINSGALECPAS; this is encoded by the coding sequence ATGCCACCTAAGTTCGACCCCAATGAGATCAAAGTCGTGTACCCGAGGTGCACCGGTGGCAAAGTCGGTGCCACGTCTGCCCTGGCCCCGAAGATAGGCccgctgggtctgtctccaaaaaaggttggtgatgatGTCACCAAGGCAACcggtgattggaagggtctaaggattatggtgaaactgaccattcagaacagacaggcccagattgaagtggtaccttctgcctctgccctgattatcgaagccctcaaggaaccaccaagagacagaaagaagcaggaaaacattaagcacagtggaaatatcacttttgatgagattgtcaatattgcccGACAGATGCGACACCAATCTTCagccagagaactctctggaaccattaaagagatcctggggactgcccagtctgtgggctgcaatgtagatggccgccaccctcatgacatcatagatgacatcaacagtggtgcgCTGGAATGCCCGgctagttaa